One window of Flavobacterium dauae genomic DNA carries:
- a CDS encoding carboxypeptidase-like regulatory domain-containing protein, which yields MKNSILFFFVTVSSFVQAQVTLQLSNQESKENIEFATILLPDYKKSFVTDEKGKFVIDTEQYKLPLKVIVEQFGFEQKEITLQNTTNIYNISLTPSSEILREIIIPPANAKIKERIYGRTNEGSGNIKGSFRSYNENNKDSGLKFGMILNTNNKLKKIKEIHWYLTGIDFKKAIYGIEFFEVENGKPTKRIPHADIHFIVTNKSKGWIIVNVNDLDIYIDGHKKVAAIFKTLKVEINKDQKNYLLTNVGFATANTFVFKDSEFDDWQKIPMNFPFYITVDSYE from the coding sequence ATGAAAAACTCTATACTTTTTTTCTTTGTAACAGTATCAAGCTTTGTTCAAGCACAAGTTACCCTTCAGCTTTCTAATCAAGAATCAAAAGAAAACATTGAATTCGCCACCATTTTACTGCCAGATTACAAAAAGAGTTTTGTTACCGATGAAAAAGGAAAATTTGTCATTGATACCGAACAATACAAACTACCGCTTAAAGTAATTGTCGAACAATTTGGGTTTGAACAAAAGGAAATTACGCTACAAAATACCACCAATATTTACAATATCAGCCTTACCCCTTCTTCCGAAATATTACGCGAAATCATTATTCCGCCGGCAAACGCCAAAATTAAAGAACGAATTTATGGTAGAACTAACGAAGGTTCGGGAAATATAAAAGGATCTTTTAGAAGTTACAATGAAAACAACAAAGATTCGGGATTAAAATTCGGGATGATTTTAAACACCAACAATAAATTAAAGAAAATCAAAGAGATTCATTGGTATTTAACAGGAATAGATTTTAAAAAAGCAATTTATGGAATAGAATTTTTTGAAGTTGAAAACGGCAAGCCAACCAAACGCATTCCACATGCAGATATTCATTTTATTGTTACAAATAAAAGTAAAGGTTGGATTATTGTAAATGTTAATGACTTAGATATTTACATTGATGGGCATAAAAAAGTAGCGGCAATTTTTAAAACATTAAAAGTAGAAATAAATAAAGACCAAAAAAATTATCTTTTAACCAATGTAGGTTTTGCTACAGCAAATACTTTTGTTTTTAAGGATTCTGAATTCGACGATTGGCAAAAAATCCCTATGAATTTCCCTTTTTACATCACTGTAGATTCGTACGAATAA